A genomic region of Dreissena polymorpha isolate Duluth1 chromosome 4, UMN_Dpol_1.0, whole genome shotgun sequence contains the following coding sequences:
- the LOC127878338 gene encoding uncharacterized protein LOC127878338, translating to MPGQQLQQSHPYKTVPAASSFPSAQYSASSFTSHIRLNTVPAASADPSAQESVISFTSFSSPIRSRHCQQLQQLQQSHSIKTVTAAAAASQYHPLKTVPLALEVSSGQNSASSFSCPIRKRQCQQLQLSHQHKTVPAASSVPSAQDSVSSFSSHIRSRQCQKLQQSHLPKTVTAASTVPSAPDSASSFSSHIRLKQCKQLQQSHPPKYSASSFSSPTHSRECHQLQQIHPPMTVPAASAVPSAQDGASSFSSSVRPRRCQWLQQFRPRKTRPAALAVKSAKDSASSFSSPIRSRQCQQLEQSDTPKTTVPAASAAPSTQDSAISFGSPIRSRKYKQLKLSHPHKYSASSFISPIRPRQCQQLQQTHPPKYRASSFSSPILLRQCLQLQQPHPPETVPAASAVTSAQDSASSFSSPIRPIQCQQLQQPHPPETVPAASAVTSAQDSPSSFSSPIRPIQCQQLQQSHAQRQCQQLQQPHPLKTVPVASAFPSDQDSDSSCSSPIRLRRCQQLQQSHPPKYSASSFSSPIQSRQCHQIQQSHPPKTVPEASAVPRAQDGSNSCSSPIRLRRCQQLQQSHPPKYSASSFSSPIRPIQCQKLRQSHPPKTVLAASAVQCAKDSASSFSSPIRSRQCQ from the exons ATGCCAGGCCAGCAGCTTCAGCAGTCCCATCCGTACAAGACAGTGCCAGCAGCTTCATCATTCCCATCCGCTCAATACAGTGCCAGCAGCTTCACCAGTCACATCCGCCTAAATACAGTGCCTGCAGCTTCAGCAGACCCATCAGCTCAAGAAAGTGTCATTAGCTTCACCAGTTTCAGCAGTCCCATTCGCTCAAGACATTGCCAGCAGCTACAGCAGCTTCAGCAGTCCCATTCGATCAAGACAGTGACAGCAGCTGCAGCAGCTTCTCAGTATCATCCCCTGAAGACAGTGCCATTAGCTTTAGAAGTATCATCCGGCCAAAACAGTGCCAGCAGCTTCAGCTGTCCCATCCGCAAAAGACAGTGCCAGCAGCTTCAGTTGTCACATCAACACAAGACAGTGCCAGCAGCTTCATCAGTCCCATCCGCCCAAGACAGTGTCAGCAGCTTCAGCAGTCACATCCGCTCAAGACAGTGCCAGAAGCTTCAGCAGTCCCATCTACCCAAGACAGTGACAGCAGCTTCAACAGTCCCATCCGCTCCAGACagtgccagcagcttcagcagcCACATCCGCCTAAAACAGTGCAAGCAGCTTCAGCAGTCCCATCCGCCTAAATACagtgccagcagcttcagcagcCCCACCCATTCAAGAGAGTGCCACCAGCTCCAGCAGATCCATCCGCCCATGACAGTGCCAGCAGCATCAGCAGTTCCGTCCGCACAAGACGgtgccagcagcttcagcagtTCCGTCCGCCCAAGACGGTGCCAGTGGCTTCAGCAGTTTCGTCCGCGCAAGACGAGGCCAGCAGCTTTAGCAGTTAAGTCCGCCAAAGACagtgccagcagcttcagcagcCCCATCCGCTCAAGACAGTGCCAGCAGCTTGAGCAGTCCGATACGCCAAAGACA ACagtgccagcagcttcagcagcCCCATCCACTCAAGACAGTGCCATCAGCTTCGGCAGCCCCATTCGCTCAAGAAAGTACAAGCAGCTTAAGCTTTCCCATCCGCACAAATACAGTGCCAGCAGCTTCATCAGTCCCATCCGCCCAAGACAGTGTCAGCAGCTTCAGCAGACCCATCCGCCTAAATACCgtgccagcagcttcagcagcCCCATCCTCCTAAGACAGTGCCTGCAGCTTCAGCAGCCCCATCCGCCCGAGACagtgccagcagcttcagcagtCACATCCGCTCAAGACagtgccagcagcttcagcagcCCCATCCGCCCCATACagtgccagcagcttcagcagcCCCATCCGCCCGAGACagtgccagcagcttcagcagtCACATCCGCTCAAGACAGTCCCAGCAGCTTCAGCAGCCCCATCCGCCCCATACagtgccagcagcttcagcagtCCCATGCGCAAAGACagtgccagcagcttcagcagcCCCATCCGCTCAAGACAGTGCCAGTAGCTTCAGCATTCCCATCCGATCAAGACAGTGACAGCAGCTGCAGCAGTCCCATCCGCTTAAGACGgtgccagcagcttcagcagtCACATCCTCCTAAATACagtgccagcagcttcagcagtCCCATTCAATCAAGACAGTGCCACCAGATCCAGCAGTCCCATCCGCCTAAGACAGTGCCAGAAGCATCAGCAGTTCCGCGTGCACAAGACGGTTCGAACAGCTGCAGCAGTCCCATCCGCTTAAGACGgtgccagcagcttcagcagtCACATCCTCCTAAATACagtgccagcagcttcagcagtCCCATCCGCCCCATACAGTGCCAGAAGCTTCGGCAGTCCCATCCGCCCAAGACAGTGCTAGCAGCTTCAGCAGTCCAATGCGCAAAGGACagtgccagcagcttcagcagcCCCATCCGCTCAAGACAGTGCCAGTAG
- the LOC127878339 gene encoding uncharacterized protein LOC127878339 translates to MPAASAVKSAKDSASSFSSPIRSRPCQLHQQSNPQMTVPAASAVPSAQDMPEASAAPSARDSASSFSSHIRSRQFQQLQQPHPLETLSAASSVPSAQDSVSSFKSPIRLNTIPAASAAPSSPYSARSFSSPIRPRQCQQLQQSHPLKTVPAASAAPSARDIVSSFSSPIGPRQCQQLQQSHSPKTVPADSAAPSAKTVSAASADISAPDSASRFSSPIRPRQCQQLQQSHPPKTLQQPHPPKIVPAALAAPSARDSASSFSSHIRSRQCQQLQQPHPLETLSGASAVPSAQDSLQQPHPPKTVPAALAAPSARDSASSFSSHIRSRQCQQLQQHHPPHTVPAASAVPSAQNSASSFSSPIRKGQCQQLQQPHPLKTVPVASAVPSAEDGASSFSSHIHPRQCQQLQQSLPLKTVPEASAAPSAPYSATSSSSPISPRQCQQHQQFRPHKTVPAASAVSSAQDGASRFSSFVRPRRCHQLQQLSPPKTVSAASAAPSAQDSASSFSIPIRKWHYQQLQQSNPPKTVPAASAAPFTQDSASSFSSPIRPRECQQLQQSHPLKTVPAASAAPSARDIESNCSSYIRPRQCQKLQQPHPLNTVSAASAALSAQDSASSFSSHIRINTVPAASAVPSAEDGASSISIHIHPRQCQQLQLSHQPKTVPAASAVPSAQDSANSLNSPIHPKQCHPIQQSHTPNTVPAATAVPFAQDSSSCISSHIRSRQCQKLQQSNPLQTVPAASAVTSA, encoded by the exons AtgccagcagcttcagcagtTAAGTCCGCCAAAGACagtgccagcagcttcagcagcCCCATCCGCTCAAGACCGTGCCAGCTACATCAGCAGTCCAATCCGCAAATGACagtgccagcagcttcagcagtCCCATCCGCCCAAGACa TGCCAGAAGCTTCAGCAGCCCCATCCGCCCGAGACagtgccagcagcttcagcagtCACATCCGCTCAAGACAGTTCCAGCAGCTTCAGCAGCCCCATCCGCTCGAGACATTGTCAGCAGCTTCATCAGTCCCATCCGCCCAAGACAGTGTCAGCAGCTTTAAAAGTCCCATCCGCCTAAATACCATTCCAGCAGCTTCAGCAGCCCCATCCTCCCCATACAGTGCCAGAAGCTTCAGCAGCCCCATCCGCCCGAGACagtgccagcagcttcagcagtCACATCCGCTCAAGACagtgccagcagcttcagcagcCCCATCCGCTCGAGACATTGTCAGCAGCTTCAGCAGCCCCATCGGTCCAAGACAGTGTCAGCAGCTTCAGCAGTCACATTCGCCTAAGACAGTGCCAGCAGATTCAGCAGCCCCCTCCGCCAAGACAGTGTCAGCAGCTTCAGCAGACATATCCGCCCCAGACAGTGCCAGCAGATTCAGCAGCCCCATACGCCCAAGACAAtgccagcagcttcagcagtCACATCCGCCCAAGACA cttcagcagcCCCATCCTCCTAAGATAGTGCCTGCAGCTTTAGCAGCCCCATCCGCCCGAGACagtgccagcagcttcagcagtCACATCCGCTCAAGACAGTGTCAGCAGCTTCAGCAGCCCCATCCGCTCGAGACATTGTCAGGAGCTTCAGCAGTCCCATCCGCCCAAGACAGT CTTCAGCAGCCCCATCCTCCTAAGACAGTGCCTGCAGCTTTAGCAGCCCCATCCGCCCGAGACagtgccagcagcttcagcagtCACATCCGCTCAAGACagtgccagcagcttcagcagcACCATCCGCCCCATACagtgccagcagcttcagcagtCCCATCCGCCCAAAACagtgccagcagcttcagcagtCCCATCCGCAAAGGACagtgccagcagcttcagcagcCCCATCCGCTCAAGACAGTGCCAGTAGCATCAGCAGTCCCATCCGCCGAAGACGgtgccagcagcttcagcagtCACATCCACCCTAGACagtgccagcagcttcagcagtCACTTCCGCTCAAGACAGTGCCAGAAGCTTCAGCAGCCCCATCCGCCCCATACAGTGCCACCAGCTCCAGCAGTCCCATCAGCCCAAGACAGTGCCAGCAGCATCAGCAGTTCCGTCCGCACAAGACGgtgccagcagcttcagcagtTTCGTCCGCCCAAGATGGTGCCAGCAGATTCAGCAGTTTCGTCCGCCCAAGACGATGCCATCAGCTTCAGCAGTTAAGTCCGCCAAAGACAGTGTCAGCAGCTTCAGCAGCCCCATCCGCTCAAGACagtgccagcagcttcagcaTTCCGATCCGCAAATGGCATTACCAGCAGCTTCAGCAGTCCAATCCGCCCAAGACagtgccagcagcttcagcagcCCCATTCACTCAAGACagtgccagcagcttcagcagcCCCATCCGCCCGAGAGagtgccagcagcttcagcagtCACATCCGCTCAAGACagtgccagcagcttcagcagcCCCATCCGCCCGAGACATTGAAAGCAACTGCAGCAGTTACATCCGCCCAAGACAGTGCCAGAAGCTTCAGCAGCCTCATCCGCTCAATACAGTGTCAGCAGCTTCAGCAGCCCTATCCGCCCAAGACAGTGCCAGCAGCTTTAGCAGTCATATCCGCATAAATACCGTGCCAGCAGCGTCAGCAGTTCCATCCGCCGAAGACGGTGCCAGCAGCATTAGCATTCACATCCACCCAAGACAGTGCCAGCAGCTTCAGCTGTCCCATCAGCCCAAGACAGTGCCTGCAGCTTCAGCTGTCCCATCCGCACAAGACAGTGCCAATAGCTTAAACAGTCCCATCCACCCAAAACAGTGCCATCCGATTCAGCAGTCGCATACGCCCAATACAGTGCCAGCAGCTACAGCAGTCCCATTCGCTCAAGACAGTTCCAGCTGCATCAGCAGTCATATCCGCTCAAGACAGTGCCAGAAGCTGCAGCAGTCCAATCCGCTTCAGACagtgccagcagcttcagcagtCACATCCGCCTAA
- the LOC127878340 gene encoding uncharacterized protein LOC127878340: MPAASAVKSAKDSASSFSSPIRSRQCQQLQQSDPPKILPAALAVPFTQDSASSFISPIHSRQCQQLQQPHPLKKYQQLHQSHPPKTVPVASAAPSARDSASNFSSHIRSRQCQQLQQPHPPHTVPEASAVPSAQDSAMPAASSVPSNQDSATSSSCPIRPRQCQQNQQFRPHKTVPAASTVPSAQDSASSLSSPIRPRQCQQLQQSHPLKTVPAASAAPSARDIASSCSSHIRPRQCQQLQQLHPLTTVPAASAVPSAQKSTSSFSFPIRLNTVPAASSVPSAQDSVSSFSSPIRLNTVPAASAAPSARDIASSFSSHIRSRQCKQLQQPHPPETLPAAAAVTSAQDSASSFSSPLRSRQYVPSAEDLANSFNSPIHPKQCHPIQQSHPPNTVPAASAVPSAQDSASSLSSPLRPRQCQKLQQSHPPKYSASSFSCHIHSRRCQQLQQLFPPKTVPAASALPSAQESASSFSSPIPQDSASSFSRPIRPRQCQQLQQPNPPKTVPAASALTSTQDSASSFSNPIRPRQCQQIQQSHAPKTVLAASAVPSVQDSVSSFSSHIRLRQCQQIQQPHTPKTMPAASAVTSAQDSASSFSSHIRLNTVPAASAAPSAKDSASIFSSLIRPRQCQQLQQPHPPKTVPAASLIPSGNLSKGFVNVDYGSPEEAEKAIKYMDDCMFAKY; the protein is encoded by the exons AtgccagcagcttcagcagtTAAGTCCGCCAAAGACagtgccagcagcttcagcagcCCCATCCGCTCAAGACagtgccagcagcttcagcagtCCGATCCGCCAAAGATATTGCCAGCAGCTTTAGCAGTCCCATTCACCCAAGACAGTGCCAGCAGCTTCATCAGCCCCATTCACTCAAGACagtgccagcagcttcagcagcCCCATCCGCTCAAAAAA TACCAGCAGCTTCATCAGTCCCATCCGCCCAAGACAGTGCCAGTAGCTTCAGCAGCCCCATCCGCCCGAGACAGTGCCAGCAACTTCAGCAGTCACATCCGCTCAAGACagtgccagcagcttcagcagcCCCATCCGCCCCATACAGTACCAGAAGCTTCAGCAGTCCCATCCGCCCAAGACAGTGCCA TGCCAGCAGCTTCATCAGTCCCATCCAATCAAGACAGTGCCACCAGCTCCAGCTGTCCCATCCGCCCAAGACAGTGCCAGCAGAATCAGCAGTTCCGTCCGCACAAGACGGTGCCAGCAGCTTCAACAGTTCCGTCCGCCCAAGACAGTGCCAGCAGCTTAAGCAGCCCCATCCGCCCGAGACagtgccagcagcttcagcagtCACACCCGCTCAAGACagtgccagcagcttcagcagcCCCATCCGCCCGAGACATTGCCAGCAGCTGCAGCAGTCATATCCGCCCAAGACagtgccagcagcttcagcagcTCCATCCACTCACGACagtgccagcagcttcagcagtCCCTTCCGCTCAGAAAAGTACAAGCAGCTTCAGCTTTCCCATCCGCCTTAATACAGTGCCAGCAGCTTCATCAGTCCCATCCGCCCAAGACAGTGTCAGCAGCTTCAGCAGTCCCATCCGCCTAAATACCgtgccagcagcttcagcagcCCCATCCGCCCGAGACATtgccagcagcttcagcagtCACATCCGCTCAAGACAATGCAAGCAGCTTCAGCAGCCCCATCCGCCCGAGACATTGCCAGCAGCTGCAGCAGTCACATCCGCCCAAGACagtgccagcagcttcagcagcCCCCTCCGCTCAAGACAGT ATGTCCCATCCGCTGAAGACCTTGCCAATAGCTTTAACAGTCCCATCCACCCAAAACAGTGCCATCCGATTCAGCAGTCCCATCCGCCCAATACagtgccagcagcttcagcagtCCCATCCGCTCAAGACAGTGCCAGTAGCCTCAGCAGTCCCCTCCGCCCAAGACAGTGCCAGAAGCTTCAGCAGTCACATCCGCCTAAATACAGTGCCAGCAGCTTCAGCTGTCACATCCACTCAAGACGgtgccagcagcttcagcagcTCTTTCCGCCCAAGACAGTTCCAGCAGCTTCAGCACTCCCATCCGCCCAAGAGagtgccagcagcttcagcagcCCCATCCCCCAAGACagtgccagcagcttcagcagACCCATCCGCCCAAGACagtgccagcagcttcagcagcCCAATCCGCCCAAGACagtgccagcagcttcagcaCTCACATCCACTCAAGACagtgccagcagcttcagcaATCCCATCCGCCCAAGACAGTGTCAGCAGATTCAGCAGTCACATGCACCCAAGACAGTGCTAGCAGCTTCAGCAGTCCCATCGGTCCAAGACAGTGTCAGCAGCTTCAGCAGTCACATTCGCCTAAGACAGTGCCAGCAGATTCAGCAGCCCCATACGCCCAAGACAATGCCAGCAGCATCAGCAGTCACATCCGCCCAAGACagtgccagcagcttcagcagtCACATCCGTCTAAATACCGTGCCAGCAGCATCAGCAGCCCCATCCGCCAAAGACAGTGCCAGCATCTTCAGCAGTCTCATCCGCCCAAGGCagtgccagcagcttcagcagcCCCATCCACCAAAGACAGTGCCAGCAGCTAGCTtg